The Patescibacteria group bacterium genomic sequence TCAAGCAGCAGGACGAGCGGCGCGTCGGTCATGGCGAGGCCGGAGAGCACGGCGGCCCCCTTTCCGCCGTTGGTCGGGCGCTCCACCACCCTGGCGCCGGCCTCGCGGGCGACGGCGGCCGTCCGGTCGGTGGACGCGTCGGACACGACGATCGTCTCTGACACGAGCGGGCTCGTCCTCACGGCGCGCACCACGTCCGCGACGGTCGTTTCCTCGTCATACGCGGGGATGATGGCGGCGACGCGCACGCTCATATCAGCGGCGTATCCTGCCGGCGCTTCCTTTCTCGCGCGATGCGCGACCGGGCTTCGGTTACGGCTTCAGCGACCGGCGCGGCAAGCGCGATGAGTCCTTCCTGTTCGGCCGGAAGCCTGCCGGCTGCCCGGAGGGACTCGAGCGAGGCCGTTGCGCGGGAAAGATATGCCTGCGCGAGCTCGAGTTCCTTGTCCGCCACGTCGAGCGAGTAGGCGTCCTCGTGCGCGAGCTCGTTCAGCGCATACGAGACTTTCATGGGCACCAAGCACGCGTTGAGGCACACGCGCAGGAGCTGCGGGTGGCGCTCCTTGGCGTAGGCGGCCTTCGCGAAGCGGAACGCCGGGCCGGCCCATGCGAGCGCGCGCTCGTACGTGGGCTCGCGCTCGAGGTCGCGACGCAGGAATTCGAGCACCGGCATGTCAGGGCCGTGCGCCGTCGCGTCTGCGGGTTCATGCTCATGCCCGTCATGGTGCGGACAGTCCTCGGATTCCTCGAGCCAGCCCGGGCCGATCTTCGCCGTGAGCTCCGCTTCGCTCGCGTCTTCGGTGTCCGCCTGTTCCCGGACGACCGCCTCCTCCGCCTCAAAGCCTGGGCCGGATTCCCGCTCCTCATGCGCGCGGCACAAATCATCGAAATCCTCTTCAAGGACGGCAAGCTCGTCCCGGCGGCTTCCCCATGGGTATTCCGGCAACATATGGCCGCATTTAACCCTTTCGGGCTCCCTGCGACAAGAACCGGCCTTTCACCGCCTCGATCACGACCACGCGCACGGCGCCAAGGGAGAGGACGAGGCCGAGGTCTGCGCCCGTGAGCGGCACATGGCCGAACGCGGCCATGACCGTCGGGACGAACAGGGTGATGGCGATGAGCAGCATCCCGCACGCCACCCCGGCCACGAGCCACGGATTGGAAAGCGGATGGATGCGCCACAACGGCACGCGCATGTTCTTGAGCGAGAACGCATGGACCACCGAGATGAACCCGACCGCGGCGAACAGGACGGTCTGCAGGTGGTCGAGCGGATATCCCGCGCGAAGCAGCAGGACGAACGAGAGGAAGACGGCGATGTCCGTGACGAGGCCGGTGAGGACGATGAGGCGGATCATCCGCCGGTCGAGCACCGGTTCGTCCCGTCGGCGGGGCGGATCCCGCATGATTCCCGGTTCGCCCGGCTCCATCGTGAGCGCGGCGCTCGGCAGCCCGTCCGCGACCAGGTTGATCCAGAGGATCTGCAGCGCCGTGAGCGGGAGCGGAAGGCCGGCAATGATCGATCCGCCGATGAGCAGGATCTCGGTGAAGCAGCTGGACAGCAGGTACACGCTCACGCGGCGGATGTTCTCGAACAGGACGCGCCCCTGCTCGACCGCGGCCGTCACGGTCCCCAGGTCGTTGTCGAGCAGGATGATGTCGGCGGCTTCCTTCGCCACCTCCGTGCCGGACCCGAGCGCGACCCCCACGTCCGCGGCCTTGAGCGCCGGGGCGTCGTTCACCCCGTCGCCGACCATGGCGACCGACGCGCCGCGCGCGCGCCAGGCCTCGACCAGTCGGATCTTGTGGCGCGGCTCCACGCGCGCATACACGTCGATGCCGGTCACCCGTCGCGCGAGCTCGCGGTCGTCCCAACGGTCGAGCTCCTCTCCGGTCACGACGCGATGCGTGCGGTCAAGGCCCGCCTCAAGCGCCACCAGCCGCGCGGTGTCGGGGTGATCGCCGGTCACGAGGACCGTGCGCACGCCGGCCGCGCGCGCCCGCGCGACCTGCTCCTGCGCCTGCGGCCTCAACGGGTCGCGCAGGCCGAGGAACCCGAGGAATGCCATCCCGCGAAGGTCGTCCGCCTCAAGCGTCTTCGCCCGCGCGCCGGCCTCCCGGGTGGCGCATCCGATCACGCGTACCCCGCCTTTCAGCAGCCGCGCGAGGACGCGGGACACCCGGCGCCGCTCTCCGTCGGTGAACGGATGGACGTCGCCGTCCTCTCCCAGGTACGACGCGCATCGCGCAAGCACGAATTCGGGGGCGCCCTTGTACAGGATGCGCGCCTCCTTGCCCGCCCACCGATGGAGGGTCGCCATGTCCTTGCGACGGGAATCGAACGGGATCTCGGCAAGCCGCGGGTGCCGGAGGCGCAAGGCGGCCGCGTCGATGCCGGCGGAGAGCCCCGCGCCCATGAGCGCGCGCTCGGTGGGCGACCCGTTCGTCGCCTGCTCGATCCCCTTCACGCGTTCCACCACCGCGTCGTTCACCAGCATCCCCGCTTCCAGGAGCGCGACGATGCCGCGGGATACCGAGAGGTGGCTCACGTCCGC encodes the following:
- a CDS encoding cation-transporting P-type ATPase, with product MERPWHAQSAAAVLKALGSPPGGLAGSEAARRLRLHGPNALPTVRHDGWAGVLARQVSAPLMLLLLAAAVVSLALGDKAEAAVIACAFALNAALGFFQEYRAARTLEAIRSLVVPMSMVRRDGREREIRASELVLGDRLVLRAGDRVAADARLIEAVACETNEAPLTGESMPVAKGPEALRIGTILAERVNMAFAGTIVVAGRAEAVVVATGSLTELGKIASLVVGTEEPETSLQAQLRQLSARIGLFAVATVLALFVLGIASGRGTVEMLKTGIALAVSAVPEGLMVSVTMVLAVGMRRILKRGSLVRRLVAAETLGSVSVICTDKTGTLTEGEMRVAEVVPAEGAPSAADVSHLSVSRGIVALLEAGMLVNDAVVERVKGIEQATNGSPTERALMGAGLSAGIDAAALRLRHPRLAEIPFDSRRKDMATLHRWAGKEARILYKGAPEFVLARCASYLGEDGDVHPFTDGERRRVSRVLARLLKGGVRVIGCATREAGARAKTLEADDLRGMAFLGFLGLRDPLRPQAQEQVARARAAGVRTVLVTGDHPDTARLVALEAGLDRTHRVVTGEELDRWDDRELARRVTGIDVYARVEPRHKIRLVEAWRARGASVAMVGDGVNDAPALKAADVGVALGSGTEVAKEAADIILLDNDLGTVTAAVEQGRVLFENIRRVSVYLLSSCFTEILLIGGSIIAGLPLPLTALQILWINLVADGLPSAALTMEPGEPGIMRDPPRRRDEPVLDRRMIRLIVLTGLVTDIAVFLSFVLLLRAGYPLDHLQTVLFAAVGFISVVHAFSLKNMRVPLWRIHPLSNPWLVAGVACGMLLIAITLFVPTVMAAFGHVPLTGADLGLVLSLGAVRVVVIEAVKGRFLSQGARKG